A stretch of DNA from Natrinema halophilum:
TCCGGCCGGTAGCTCTCCCCATCGTCGAATCGAATCGGTATCAGTCCGATCGTCTCGCCGGTGGTGATAGCATCGAACAGCAGCGGGCGCTCCGTATCGTAGGTATCGATGTCGATCCCCATTCCCTCCGGAGGCTCGGCGCGTATCAGGGGATCTGGGACGGGAGCCACGATGTCACCGTTCTCCTCGCGAAGTTTCCGTGGATACGGCGCGTCGGCGGTGGCAGTTTCCTCGATCCCGCTGAAAACGAGCATTGGTTGCTCTTCGTGTCGGTCGACGTCCCAGTCGATGTGATCCCCGGCCGAGGCTCCCACGTCTTCGGCCACCGGCGTCACCTCGATACCCAACTTCGAGGCTGCGGTCGCATCGATCCCGCGGAGCGCGAGCAGCCGGTCGTCGTCCAGAACGGTTCCGGTCGGGCGTGTAGACATTAGCGACGATACGGTCAGGTCGGGCAAAAGGCGCGTGCCGGCGAGTGACAGGGTTCGATCCCCGTCGGATCGCTATCGAGCGATAACACCCGGTGAGAACTCGAGGAGAGATGGGGGCTGATCGCTGTCAACGCGGAGCATCCCGAGTCGCTACTCGTAGAGTGGGTTTTCTTCGCACAGGACCGCGACTTCCTCGCGGACGTCTCCGATGACGGCCTCGTCGTCGGGGCTGTCGACGACGCGAGCGATTAGATCACCGACTCTGCGGCAGTCGTCCTCGTCGAAGCCGCGCGTGGTCAGTCCCGGAGTGCCGGCCCGAATGCCGCTGGGATTGAACGCCGAGCGCGTTTCGCCGGGTACAGTGTTCCCGTTGAGAACGATACCGGCGTCCTCGAGGGCTTCCTCGGCGTCGCCGCCGGTCGTATCCGGATGGCTGTCGCGGAGGTCGACGAGGACGAGGTGGTTGTCCGTCCCGCCGGAGACGAGCGAAAACCCGTTCTCGATAAGGGACTCGCCCAGCGCTTTCGCGTTTGCGACGACCTGTTCGGCGTAGTCTTCGAACGCCGGCTCGAGGGCTTCCTTGAAGCCGACGGCCTTTCCGGCGATGTTGTGCATGAGGGGACCGCCCTGTCCGCCGGGGAAAACGGCGGCGTCGATGTCATCGGCGTGCTCCTCGCTCGTCATGACGATACCACCGCGACCCGAGCGGATGGTCTTGTGGGTCGAACCGGTAACGAAGTCGGCGACGCCGACCGGTGACGGGTGGACGTCCGCGGCGACGAGCCCAGTGATGTGGGCGATGTCCGCCAGGTGGAATGCATCGACGTCGTTCGCGACCGTCTGTATGCGCTCCCACTCGATTTCGCGGGGGTACGCCGAGTAACCCGAGACGATGATGTCGGGGTCGAACTCGGCGGCGTGATCGGCCAGTGCCTCGTAGTCGACGTATCCTGTCTCGGGGTCGACTTCGTACTGCTCGACTTCGTAGAGCTGCCCGGTAAAGTTAGCTGGATGGCCATGGCTCAGGTGACCACCGTGGGTGAGGTCGAGCGAGAGGACCTTATCGCCCGGCTCGAGCATCGCGAAGTAGACGGCCTGATTCGCCTGCGTGCCCGAGTGGGGCTGGACGTTGATGTGTTCGGCACCGAACAGCTCTGTCGCACGGTCGATCGCGAGTTGCTCGACTTCGTCGGCGTACTCACAGCCGCCGTAGTAGCGCTCGCCGGGATATCCTTCCGCGTACTTGTTCGTGAGGGCGCTCCCCTGTGCGTCGAGGACGGCCTCGCTCACGTGGTTTTCACTGGCGATCATCTGCAGCGTCTCTCGCTGACGGTCTACTTCGCCCTCGAGTGCGTCGGCGACGGCGGGATCGACCTCGCGAACCTGGTCGTGGTCCATATCCGATGTGCGGACTGGCGACTGTATAAGTGTACCCTTCCCCGGCAAGTCGAGCCACTATCGAGGGTCGTGAAGCGGGCCCGTCGCCACTCGGCGACTTCGAACACCATCCGATCACGGCCCGATACAACTAACTTGTCGGAGTGACATTCAACCAACTGAATGATAGAGTGGGTGGTAGAGGGCGATACTCTCTACGTCACCGACGCCGACAACGCCGAGTTGGCGGTCGAGGGTGACGAATTCGATATCGAAGACAGTGACGTCGATATTCCGCGCGCAGTCGACGACACACTCGTCGTCACGACGAACGAACTTCGATTTCCCCACGCGGTCGTTTATGCGTTCTCGCTCGGTCTCGAAGACCAGTACGAACTCGACCCCAGCGGGGAGCCACTCTCGTTATCGCCCGGTGAGTACGTCGTCGACGTCGACACGGATATCAAAGCCTATCTCCGGTTTTCGGGTGGGGCGACGATCGAGAAGACCGACGATTACGAGGAGATCATCGTCTCCTTTCCGACCAGGACTCGCGTCGTCCTCGGCGTCCGATGTCGTCACGAGTTCCCCGCCGGAACCATTACCGTTCCCGATCGCCCGTCTGCGATGGCTGACGCCATTACACACATGACCGCGTCCCACAAGACCAACGGGCCCGACCGCTCATATCCCACGCTACGGGGCCATCCGTCGCTACTCGAACACGGCGACGTACTCGACATTCCCGACTGCATCAGTGCCGACGTCCCCGACAACGGGCCCGAACTAATCGTCCCGCCGGACTACGAATCACTGTTCGTTACGGCCCCCCTCGCGTACTACCTCCAGACGACGGTGCGGACGACCGACGACGAACTCGGCAATCGTCCCGGTTCCGCGCCCGATGGGCCGCGACTTCGACTCCCCGATCGTGGGATCGACGAACCGCTCTCAACGATGCCTGACCTGGAGCGCGACGTCGAACGACTGCTTCGAAAGACGTTGTTCCTCGATTGCCTCGTTCGCAACGCCGGCCCGTACGGGACGAACCTCTCGGAACTCAGCCTTCTCAAAGCCCTCGATCTCGACGCCGAAACGCTGTACAACGCTACTCCGCAGGACCGACTCGCGACGTACCTCGACGTTCCCTTCGCGGCCATCAAACATCGGCTCCCCGACTGGCACCTTTCGACGTACGTCAAGCCGACGTACGACAGCATCGAAACGCTCCCGTTCCTGCTCGACCGAATGAGCATGATCTATACGCCACGAACTTCCAAACTCGAAGGACGGGAACTGGTCGAACGGTCGCTCGAAGATTTCTATCGAGGTCCCGGTTCCGATTCCCCGGACGAAACTGATCCGCTGTCCAACTCGGGGAGAGCCACCGGTCAGGTCGCCTCCGTCGACATCGTCAAACCAGAACTCCGAACCGGTCGCACCCACGGCTGGCTCGCAGAGGACGTTCCGATAGACGTCTTCAAATCCGCCCCCGAAGCCTACCACAACCGCCTCGACTTTCTCG
This window harbors:
- the glyA gene encoding serine hydroxymethyltransferase produces the protein MDHDQVREVDPAVADALEGEVDRQRETLQMIASENHVSEAVLDAQGSALTNKYAEGYPGERYYGGCEYADEVEQLAIDRATELFGAEHINVQPHSGTQANQAVYFAMLEPGDKVLSLDLTHGGHLSHGHPANFTGQLYEVEQYEVDPETGYVDYEALADHAAEFDPDIIVSGYSAYPREIEWERIQTVANDVDAFHLADIAHITGLVAADVHPSPVGVADFVTGSTHKTIRSGRGGIVMTSEEHADDIDAAVFPGGQGGPLMHNIAGKAVGFKEALEPAFEDYAEQVVANAKALGESLIENGFSLVSGGTDNHLVLVDLRDSHPDTTGGDAEEALEDAGIVLNGNTVPGETRSAFNPSGIRAGTPGLTTRGFDEDDCRRVGDLIARVVDSPDDEAVIGDVREEVAVLCEENPLYE